A section of the Paenibacillus odorifer genome encodes:
- a CDS encoding cytochrome c biogenesis CcdA family protein, with amino-acid sequence MSNINAGIALAAGVASFISPCCLPLYPSYLSYITGLSVQQLKSGSNSKEVRIRTLTHTLAFILGFSAVFYTLGFGAGLFGQFFNGQRDLIRQLSAILIIVMGLFLLGIFQPQFLLRERKLDLKWKPAGYVGSFIFGIGFSAGWSPCIGPILTAIIALSASDPGTWFTLITAYSIGFALPFFLLAFFLGGVKRILKYSNLLMKIGGVLMVFMGVLLFTDQMFRITVWLQGITPDWLIF; translated from the coding sequence TTGTCTAATATCAATGCAGGAATTGCTTTAGCTGCAGGGGTGGCATCGTTTATATCGCCATGCTGCTTACCGCTGTACCCCTCTTATTTATCGTATATTACCGGGTTATCCGTTCAACAATTAAAATCAGGCAGCAACTCTAAAGAGGTTCGTATACGCACCCTGACTCATACATTGGCATTTATATTAGGTTTTTCTGCTGTTTTTTACACACTTGGTTTTGGGGCTGGGTTATTTGGGCAATTCTTTAATGGCCAGCGTGATCTGATCCGGCAATTGTCGGCGATTCTAATTATTGTAATGGGTTTATTTTTGCTTGGGATTTTTCAGCCCCAGTTTCTACTTCGCGAACGGAAGCTTGATTTAAAATGGAAACCGGCGGGTTATGTGGGCTCCTTTATTTTCGGGATTGGTTTTTCTGCTGGTTGGTCACCTTGTATCGGACCGATTTTGACGGCAATTATTGCACTGTCGGCAAGCGATCCAGGCACTTGGTTTACATTGATTACCGCGTATAGCATCGGATTTGCTTTGCCATTTTTTCTTTTAGCCTTTTTCCTTGGCGGAGTGAAGCGTATCCTCAAGTATTCGAATCTGCTGATGAAGATTGGCGGCGTCCTAATGGTATTTATGGGTGTTTTGCTGTTCACGGATCAAATGTTCCGGATAACAGTGTGGCTACAAGGAATAACGCCGGATTGGCTAATTTTTTAA
- the yidD gene encoding membrane protein insertion efficiency factor YidD, producing the protein MVTLRRTIQAPIRVYRRYISPIKPATCRFYPTCSAYALEAIEVHGPLKGSWLAAKRIARCHPFHPGGLDPVPPLQDESAEKDSAPAT; encoded by the coding sequence ATGGTGACCCTACGCAGAACGATTCAGGCGCCTATTCGGGTGTACCGCAGGTACATTTCCCCTATTAAACCAGCAACCTGTCGCTTCTATCCAACCTGCTCTGCCTATGCCTTGGAAGCCATTGAAGTCCATGGTCCACTGAAAGGCTCATGGCTTGCAGCTAAGCGGATTGCCAGATGTCATCCCTTTCATCCTGGAGGACTTGATCCTGTGCCGCCGCTTCAAGATGAATCTGCTGAGAAGGATTCTGCCCCTGCGACTTGA
- a CDS encoding metal ABC transporter ATP-binding protein gives MQSVSLDCHQHIIDIQDLSFSYGEQKVISNLNYSVRERDFLGIIGSNGAGKTTLMKMIVGLLPASSGEIKLFGTPVRKFKDWERIGYVPQKNAFNPLFPATVREVVLSGLYNNKNLIRRVSKAQHRQCEDALEVMRIQDIAEKRVGQLSGGQQQRVFLARALINHPDLLILDEPTVGIDAESQAGFFELITHMHAHHHMTFLMVSHDIDMIKNYLGHEPVQTNGKINFYSRHSHDLQNCTEENLQHTLS, from the coding sequence ATGCAATCGGTATCCTTGGACTGCCATCAGCATATCATCGATATACAGGATCTTTCTTTTTCATATGGGGAACAGAAGGTGATATCGAATCTTAACTATAGTGTAAGAGAACGAGATTTCCTTGGTATCATTGGTTCTAATGGTGCTGGTAAAACAACATTGATGAAAATGATCGTCGGCTTGCTTCCGGCGAGCAGTGGTGAAATTAAATTATTCGGAACGCCTGTCCGCAAGTTTAAAGACTGGGAACGGATCGGATATGTTCCGCAAAAAAATGCTTTCAACCCATTGTTTCCAGCAACGGTGCGTGAAGTAGTTCTGTCAGGGCTATATAATAACAAGAATCTAATCCGCAGAGTATCTAAGGCTCAGCATCGTCAATGTGAGGATGCACTTGAAGTCATGCGGATACAAGATATTGCGGAGAAAAGAGTAGGCCAGCTGTCAGGCGGTCAGCAGCAGCGTGTTTTTCTGGCTCGGGCGCTGATTAACCATCCTGACCTGCTGATTTTGGACGAACCTACGGTGGGTATTGATGCCGAATCACAAGCGGGATTCTTTGAATTAATTACGCATATGCATGCTCATCATCATATGACCTTCCTGATGGTGTCGCATGATATCGACATGATCAAAAATTATTTAGGTCATGAGCCCGTGCAGACAAATGGTAAAATCAACTTTTACTCCCGCCACTCACATGATCTCCAGAATTGCACAGAAGAGAACCTGCAGCACACGCTCTCTTAA
- a CDS encoding family 10 glycosylhydrolase encodes MNYRKWMLGLLVLVLFLPLWSPGARAAAVQITIELDGEALASDVPPYITASNVTMVPISVISKGLSAGVVWNQSSKTVTITQGDTEIKLTSGQKSALVNNASVALDTSVQIKQGRVMVPLRFVSEQLGLQVIWGQTTKHISLYSNTEPPQAADPETPAVPTATPVVTPTPTPAPTATPKPTSPTVPSIPGASANKEMKGAWISTVFNLDWPSVASAGNEAKQKQEFDNLLDKLKAVGFNAVFVQVRTSADSLYPSVLVPWSKVLTGTQGKNPGYDPLSYMVSAAHSRGMQFHAWFNPFRATTDASTSALASNHVAKSNPEWIVDAGGKKYINPGIPAARQHIIDTVLEVVKGYDVDGVHLDDYFYPSGVSFADDTAYKTYNTKNLSSKADWRRDNINEFVRQLGEQIHKVKPKVSYGISPFGVWRNIKKDSTGSDTTAGVTAYDDMYADVRTWIKQGWIDYVAPQIYWSLSFSTARYDKLVDWWVKEVENTNVKLYIGQAAYKVGASDQKAEWQSGDQIINQLKYNEKYKEVAGSIMFRANDIVVRNPFGLSNLLTFYFQSK; translated from the coding sequence ATGAATTATCGTAAATGGATGTTGGGATTGCTAGTATTAGTATTGTTTCTGCCTTTATGGTCTCCTGGGGCACGTGCGGCAGCTGTGCAGATTACCATTGAACTGGATGGCGAGGCGCTGGCAAGCGATGTGCCGCCGTATATCACAGCTTCGAATGTAACGATGGTGCCAATTAGCGTCATTAGTAAAGGGTTGAGTGCTGGAGTAGTTTGGAATCAAAGCAGTAAGACAGTTACAATCACGCAAGGAGATACAGAGATCAAGCTGACCAGTGGCCAGAAAAGTGCATTAGTTAATAATGCTTCTGTAGCCCTCGACACCTCAGTACAGATTAAGCAGGGACGGGTTATGGTGCCGCTTCGTTTTGTAAGTGAGCAATTGGGGTTACAGGTTATCTGGGGTCAGACTACCAAACATATTTCTTTGTACTCTAATACAGAGCCGCCGCAGGCTGCTGATCCGGAAACGCCAGCAGTACCTACAGCGACTCCAGTCGTTACGCCAACGCCGACCCCAGCCCCTACAGCGACTCCAAAACCGACCTCGCCAACAGTTCCAAGTATCCCTGGTGCGTCGGCTAACAAGGAGATGAAGGGAGCCTGGATCTCTACAGTATTTAATCTGGACTGGCCTTCAGTAGCTTCTGCAGGTAACGAAGCGAAACAAAAACAAGAATTTGATAATCTGCTGGACAAGCTAAAAGCTGTTGGTTTTAATGCTGTTTTTGTACAGGTTAGAACCTCAGCAGACAGCCTGTACCCTTCTGTTCTAGTTCCTTGGTCTAAGGTGCTGACCGGCACCCAAGGAAAAAATCCGGGTTATGACCCGTTGAGCTATATGGTCAGCGCTGCACATTCACGCGGTATGCAGTTCCATGCATGGTTCAACCCATTCCGCGCGACAACGGATGCTTCTACATCTGCATTAGCAAGTAATCATGTGGCTAAATCAAATCCGGAATGGATTGTAGACGCCGGAGGTAAAAAATACATCAATCCAGGGATCCCAGCAGCCCGCCAGCATATTATCGATACAGTGTTGGAGGTCGTCAAAGGCTATGATGTAGATGGTGTCCATTTGGATGATTATTTCTATCCTTCAGGTGTATCTTTTGCCGACGATACTGCTTATAAGACTTATAACACGAAGAACCTGTCCTCTAAGGCGGATTGGCGCCGCGATAATATCAATGAATTTGTCCGTCAATTGGGAGAACAGATTCATAAGGTGAAACCGAAGGTTTCTTATGGAATTAGTCCGTTTGGTGTATGGCGTAATATCAAAAAAGACAGCACAGGTTCGGATACCACAGCTGGAGTTACCGCTTATGACGATATGTACGCCGATGTTCGGACATGGATCAAGCAAGGCTGGATTGACTATGTAGCACCGCAAATTTATTGGAGTTTGTCCTTTAGCACTGCCCGCTACGATAAGCTAGTAGATTGGTGGGTTAAAGAAGTAGAGAATACGAATGTTAAGCTCTATATTGGGCAAGCTGCTTATAAGGTTGGAGCAAGTGACCAGAAAGCAGAATGGCAAAGTGGCGACCAAATCATCAACCAGCTTAAATATAATGAGAAATATAAAGAGGTTGCAGGCAGTATTATGTTCAGAGCAAATGACATTGTAGTCCGCAATCCGTTTGGATTATCAAATTTGCTGACCTTTTATTTTCAGTCCAAATAA
- the metG gene encoding methionine--tRNA ligase, translating to MSEKKTFYLTTPIYYPSDKLHIGHAYSTVAGDAMARYKRLRGYEVRYLTGTDEHGQKIERKAEEAGKTPQQFVDDIVVGIKELWRKLDISNDDFIRTTEERHKKVVQDIFDRLLQQGDIYKGEYEGWYSIPDETFYTETQLVDIVRDDNGVITGAKSPDSGHPVELVKEASYFFRMSKYADRLLQFYEENPEFILPESRKNEMINNFIKPGLEDLAVSRTTFDWGVKVKGDEKHVVYVWIDALTNYITALGYGSEDRTLYDKFWPADVHIVGKEIVRFHTIYWPIILMALGEPLPKKVFAHGWLLMKDGKMSKSKGNVVDPVTLIDRYGLDALRYYLLREVPFGSDGTFTPESFVDRVNYDLANDLGNLLNRTGAMVEKYFAGEIPAYDGNVTAFDGELQAAAENTYAKVEEAMEKMEFSVALTAIGTFISRTNKYIDETQPWVLAKDENRTAELASVMRHLVEGLRTASILLQPFLTQTPAKIWEQLGIEPGELTTWDSGKTFGLIPAGTKLVKGNPIFPRLDVEQEVAYIAEAMGAGKAAAEVAEAAAPAAADSEPVEEHKEEIGIDDFAKAELRVAQVIAAEPVKKADKLLKLQLDLGYEQRQVVSGIAKFYTPEELVGRKVICIVNLKPVKLRGELSQGMILAASKGDQLTIATVPDSMPNGAVVK from the coding sequence ATGAGTGAGAAAAAAACGTTTTACCTAACGACACCAATTTATTATCCGAGTGACAAGCTACATATCGGACATGCTTATTCAACCGTGGCAGGAGACGCAATGGCCCGTTACAAACGTCTGCGCGGCTACGAAGTGCGTTATCTAACCGGTACAGACGAACATGGACAAAAGATTGAGCGGAAGGCAGAGGAAGCAGGAAAGACCCCTCAGCAGTTCGTAGACGACATTGTTGTTGGTATTAAGGAGCTATGGCGCAAGCTGGACATTTCGAACGATGACTTCATCCGTACTACGGAAGAGCGTCATAAAAAAGTGGTACAGGATATTTTTGATCGGTTGCTGCAGCAAGGAGATATCTATAAAGGTGAATATGAGGGCTGGTATAGTATCCCAGATGAAACCTTTTACACAGAAACGCAATTAGTTGATATTGTGCGTGATGATAACGGTGTGATTACTGGTGCAAAAAGCCCAGATAGCGGCCACCCGGTTGAGCTGGTGAAGGAAGCAAGTTATTTCTTCCGGATGAGTAAATATGCGGATCGGTTACTGCAATTTTACGAGGAGAATCCAGAGTTTATTTTGCCGGAATCCCGTAAGAACGAAATGATTAACAATTTCATCAAGCCCGGACTGGAAGACCTGGCAGTTTCCCGCACAACCTTTGATTGGGGTGTAAAAGTTAAGGGCGACGAGAAGCATGTCGTGTACGTGTGGATTGATGCTTTGACTAACTATATTACTGCTCTGGGTTATGGTTCCGAGGATCGCACCTTGTATGACAAGTTCTGGCCCGCGGATGTACACATCGTTGGTAAAGAAATTGTTCGTTTCCATACAATTTACTGGCCGATCATTCTGATGGCGCTTGGTGAACCCCTTCCGAAAAAGGTATTTGCCCATGGCTGGTTGCTCATGAAAGATGGAAAAATGTCGAAATCTAAAGGTAACGTAGTTGATCCTGTGACACTGATTGATCGTTATGGCTTGGATGCATTACGATATTACCTGCTGCGCGAAGTACCGTTTGGTTCTGATGGCACGTTCACACCGGAAAGCTTTGTAGACCGGGTTAACTATGACCTTGCCAACGACCTTGGTAACCTGTTGAACCGTACAGGGGCTATGGTTGAAAAGTATTTTGCAGGCGAGATTCCGGCATATGACGGGAATGTAACAGCATTTGATGGTGAGCTTCAAGCTGCAGCTGAGAATACTTATGCCAAAGTAGAAGAAGCTATGGAAAAAATGGAGTTCTCCGTGGCGCTGACAGCTATCGGAACATTCATTAGCCGCACCAACAAATATATCGATGAGACCCAACCTTGGGTACTTGCCAAAGATGAAAATAGAACTGCCGAGTTGGCTTCTGTGATGAGACATCTTGTGGAAGGTCTGCGTACTGCTTCAATCCTGCTGCAGCCGTTCTTGACACAAACACCAGCGAAGATCTGGGAACAGCTGGGTATTGAGCCTGGTGAGTTAACGACTTGGGATAGCGGTAAGACTTTTGGCCTGATTCCGGCGGGAACAAAGCTGGTGAAAGGCAATCCAATCTTCCCGCGTCTGGATGTGGAGCAAGAGGTAGCTTATATTGCCGAGGCTATGGGCGCTGGCAAAGCTGCGGCTGAAGTGGCGGAAGCGGCTGCTCCTGCTGCTGCGGACTCCGAGCCAGTGGAAGAGCATAAAGAGGAAATCGGCATTGACGATTTCGCTAAAGCAGAGCTGCGTGTTGCTCAAGTTATTGCTGCAGAGCCAGTGAAAAAAGCTGACAAGCTGCTGAAGCTGCAACTGGATCTGGGTTATGAGCAACGGCAAGTGGTTTCTGGTATCGCGAAATTCTATACACCGGAAGAGCTGGTAGGACGTAAAGTGATCTGTATCGTAAACCTTAAGCCAGTGAAGCTACGTGGGGAGTTGTCCCAAGGGATGATTTTGGCGGCTTCTAAAGGTGACCAGCTAACGATCGCTACCGTGCCGGACAGCATGCCAAACGGAGCAGTAGTGAAATAA
- a CDS encoding metal ABC transporter solute-binding protein, Zn/Mn family codes for MAAMKSRISLLVLALVLVFTLSACGPKSSGSIVEGKVNVVTTFYPIYEFAKEIGGEDINAINLLPVGVEPHDWTPRSQDIINTSKAQLFLYNGAGLEGWVPNFLKGLDSSSKVKAVEVSQGIDYIMTDEDDGHDHGASEEESHQNEDTDHNSNASGDSLHTDPHTWVSPKSAITMAQNIKESLQSVDPEHKEGYEERYNKLAERLQALDSKFKEELAKLPNHKIVVSHQAFSYLARDYGLDQHAIMGLSPDAEPRGQDLVKLAKMVKDESIKYIFFEELVSDKLAKTLAAEAGVSTMVLNPVEGLTAEQEKNGDNYFTLMEKNLQNLIMALQ; via the coding sequence ATGGCAGCAATGAAATCGCGTATAAGTTTGCTCGTCCTTGCACTGGTACTGGTATTTACACTAAGTGCATGCGGACCTAAGAGCAGTGGAAGTATAGTTGAAGGGAAAGTAAATGTAGTTACAACCTTTTATCCTATTTACGAGTTTGCTAAGGAGATTGGCGGGGAAGATATCAATGCTATTAACCTGCTTCCAGTGGGTGTGGAGCCACATGATTGGACACCGCGCAGTCAAGACATTATCAACACTTCTAAGGCACAGCTATTTCTATATAACGGTGCAGGCTTAGAAGGCTGGGTTCCTAACTTTTTAAAAGGCCTTGATAGCAGCAGTAAAGTTAAGGCGGTTGAAGTAAGCCAAGGTATTGATTATATCATGACCGATGAAGATGACGGGCATGATCATGGGGCAAGTGAGGAAGAGTCTCATCAAAATGAGGATACGGATCATAACAGTAATGCCTCAGGAGACAGCCTGCATACGGACCCGCATACTTGGGTAAGTCCAAAATCAGCCATTACTATGGCTCAGAATATTAAAGAAAGCCTTCAGTCCGTGGATCCTGAGCATAAAGAAGGTTATGAAGAGCGTTACAATAAGCTTGCTGAACGTCTGCAGGCATTAGATAGTAAATTCAAAGAGGAGCTTGCTAAGCTGCCCAACCATAAGATCGTAGTATCACATCAGGCTTTCTCTTACCTTGCCCGTGATTATGGATTGGATCAGCATGCGATTATGGGACTTTCGCCGGACGCCGAGCCGCGCGGACAGGATTTAGTGAAGCTTGCGAAAATGGTAAAAGATGAAAGTATTAAGTATATCTTTTTTGAAGAGCTTGTCTCCGATAAACTGGCTAAGACACTTGCAGCCGAAGCGGGCGTTTCCACTATGGTGCTTAATCCGGTAGAGGGACTTACTGCGGAGCAAGAGAAGAACGGAGATAATTACTTCACTCTGATGGAGAAAAATTTGCAAAATCTGATTATGGCCTTACAATAA
- a CDS encoding Fur family transcriptional regulator yields MLSTEQILEVMSGQGLRITDQRKTLAQLFGENKGYLSAKDVYEHMGRKYSGLSFDTVYRNLRVMEELGVLEQIVFEDGVKFKGSCNHQDHHHHMICLQCQKTYPINFCPMNLTDTPDQFRVVKHKFEVFGYCKECEENREEELVAASDKQKGL; encoded by the coding sequence ATGCTGTCGACAGAACAAATATTAGAAGTCATGTCGGGGCAAGGACTGCGAATCACCGACCAACGCAAAACGCTTGCCCAGTTATTCGGCGAGAATAAGGGATATTTGTCAGCGAAGGATGTATATGAGCATATGGGCCGCAAGTATAGCGGGCTTAGCTTTGATACGGTGTACCGCAATCTTCGTGTAATGGAAGAGCTTGGTGTGCTTGAACAGATTGTCTTTGAAGACGGAGTGAAGTTCAAGGGAAGCTGCAATCATCAGGATCATCACCATCATATGATCTGCCTTCAATGCCAAAAGACCTACCCGATTAATTTCTGCCCGATGAATTTAACGGATACACCCGATCAATTCCGGGTAGTCAAGCATAAATTTGAGGTGTTCGGTTATTGCAAAGAATGTGAAGAGAACCGGGAAGAAGAACTAGTTGCAGCATCAGATAAACAAAAGGGACTTTAG
- a CDS encoding metal ABC transporter permease, whose protein sequence is MEILFSDFFQRALAGGLLIGITAPLIGVFLVLRRLSMIGDTLAHVTIAGVALGFLTGFYPLGAGLIFAVVASFAIEKLRKAYKSYAELSIAIIMSGGVALASLFFTLGKGYNADVMSYLFGSIYTLDNTDLIVVGIVTIAVVVVVSMFFKEFFLLSFEEDAASVSGLPVKLLNMLITILTALVISTAIKIVGSLLVSALLTIPVAISLLLSRSFKSSVILAVIISEIAVVGGLVVAGVWNLAPGATIVLLLISLLVLTLIGKKGLPA, encoded by the coding sequence TTGGAAATACTATTTAGCGATTTTTTTCAGCGGGCGCTTGCGGGCGGACTGCTGATTGGTATAACGGCGCCGCTTATAGGCGTTTTTCTTGTGCTTAGACGATTATCCATGATTGGTGATACGCTGGCTCATGTTACTATAGCGGGGGTAGCACTCGGTTTTCTAACAGGATTTTATCCGCTGGGCGCAGGCCTTATCTTTGCAGTGGTAGCGTCCTTCGCGATTGAAAAGCTTCGCAAGGCTTATAAGAGTTATGCGGAGCTGTCGATTGCCATTATAATGTCGGGCGGAGTGGCGTTGGCTTCACTCTTTTTCACCTTAGGAAAAGGTTATAATGCTGACGTAATGAGTTATTTGTTCGGCAGCATTTATACGCTCGATAATACTGATTTGATCGTGGTAGGCATAGTGACTATAGCTGTTGTAGTAGTAGTATCGATGTTCTTTAAAGAGTTCTTTTTGCTTAGCTTTGAAGAGGATGCAGCAAGTGTAAGTGGGCTGCCGGTGAAGCTGCTTAACATGCTGATCACCATCCTGACAGCACTTGTGATTAGCACAGCGATCAAGATTGTGGGCTCGCTATTAGTATCTGCTTTGTTGACTATTCCGGTCGCAATCAGCTTATTGCTATCTCGTAGCTTTAAATCCTCGGTCATCCTGGCGGTTATCATTTCGGAGATTGCCGTTGTAGGAGGACTAGTAGTAGCTGGAGTGTGGAATTTGGCTCCCGGTGCAACTATTGTGCTTTTGCTCATATCATTATTGGTATTAACCTTGATCGGTAAAAAGGGATTGCCAGCATAA
- the mntR gene encoding transcriptional regulator MntR codes for MPTPSMEDYLERIYKLIDEKGYARVSDIAEGLEVHPSSVTKMIQKLDKDEYLIYEKYRGLVLTNKGKKVGKRLVDRHQLLEEFLGLIGVQQEFIYNDVEGIEHHLSWDSITRIETLVEYFRRDEERLQTLYAIHNELASDS; via the coding sequence ATGCCAACACCCAGCATGGAGGATTATTTGGAGCGCATATATAAGCTCATTGATGAGAAAGGTTATGCGCGGGTCTCGGATATTGCCGAGGGACTGGAAGTACACCCCTCCTCTGTGACCAAGATGATCCAAAAACTGGATAAGGACGAATATCTCATCTATGAGAAATATCGTGGGCTTGTCCTAACCAACAAAGGGAAAAAAGTAGGGAAACGTCTTGTTGATCGTCATCAACTATTGGAAGAATTCCTCGGTTTGATCGGAGTACAGCAGGAATTTATCTATAATGATGTTGAAGGGATCGAGCACCACTTGAGTTGGGATTCGATTACACGTATCGAAACGTTGGTGGAATATTTCCGCCGCGATGAAGAACGTCTGCAGACTTTATATGCTATTCACAATGAACTGGCAAGCGATTCTTGA
- the splB gene encoding spore photoproduct lyase, with protein MTIVTPETPPVKRTRKATALFVPELVFFEPDALNYPKGERIMEWVKANNIPYRMTTSHNRIMNFPGDTEVEQYKIAKRTLVVGLRKTLKFDQSKPSADYAIPIATGCMGHCHYCYLQTTLGAKPYIRVYVNTEDIIDAAKKYIEERSPEITTFEAACTSDPLGLEHITGSLSELITFMAAEPLGRLRFVTKYQHVEPLLDLQHNGHTRIRFSVNADYVIKNFEPATSRFEERIEAAGKVARAGYPLGFIIAPIIWYDGWQEGYAELLAKLAKTLPPEIGKGLTFEMIQHRFTKTAKTVIEKRYPKSKLEMDMEKRKKKWGRWGQNKYVYPDEQQTALREFITERIFEHFPEAGIDYFT; from the coding sequence ATGACTATAGTGACACCTGAGACCCCTCCCGTAAAGAGAACCAGAAAAGCTACAGCCCTTTTTGTCCCCGAGCTTGTTTTCTTCGAGCCGGATGCTTTAAATTACCCGAAAGGTGAACGGATCATGGAATGGGTGAAGGCTAACAATATTCCCTATCGCATGACTACATCGCATAACCGCATAATGAATTTCCCGGGTGACACAGAGGTCGAGCAATATAAAATTGCCAAAAGAACACTTGTAGTCGGCCTGCGCAAAACCTTAAAGTTTGACCAATCCAAACCCTCCGCAGATTATGCAATTCCGATCGCAACTGGCTGCATGGGCCACTGCCATTATTGTTATTTGCAGACTACTTTAGGTGCAAAGCCTTACATTCGTGTATATGTAAACACCGAAGACATCATTGACGCCGCCAAAAAATATATCGAGGAGCGTAGCCCTGAAATCACGACTTTTGAAGCAGCCTGTACCTCAGATCCATTAGGACTGGAGCATATTACCGGATCTCTGTCAGAACTCATCACATTCATGGCAGCGGAGCCCCTTGGCCGCCTGCGCTTTGTGACCAAATACCAACATGTTGAACCTCTACTCGATTTGCAGCATAACGGACATACCAGAATTCGTTTTAGCGTAAATGCTGACTATGTGATCAAAAATTTCGAGCCTGCTACCTCGCGGTTTGAAGAGCGAATTGAAGCGGCTGGAAAGGTCGCACGTGCCGGCTATCCACTGGGCTTCATCATTGCCCCAATTATTTGGTATGACGGCTGGCAGGAAGGCTACGCGGAGCTGCTGGCCAAATTAGCCAAGACCCTCCCGCCGGAAATAGGAAAAGGTCTAACCTTTGAAATGATTCAGCACCGATTCACCAAAACAGCCAAGACTGTAATTGAGAAACGTTACCCGAAATCTAAACTAGAAATGGACATGGAGAAACGTAAAAAGAAATGGGGCCGCTGGGGACAGAACAAATATGTCTATCCGGATGAACAGCAAACCGCCCTGCGAGAATTTATCACAGAGCGGATTTTCGAGCATTTTCCTGAAGCAGGTATTGATTACTTCACCTAA